CTTGGCTGTATaatgacttttaaaaacaaatctttaGTTCGAAGCTGTTGCACTGGTTGCTCTAATATTTAGAGTTTGTGGTTTAGTGTTTTGGTTTTTCAGCACGTGTGGTTCTAAAACGACTGTGAGTTGGGAAATTGCCATTGGTTTATGCTACCGAGCTTTCCCCAAATGATCTGAACTGCTTGAATAACTGTTGCCACTAGCAATTGCTTATCTACCTTTGCACAATCAAGCGCTAAAATCTTTCTGAAGTGATGTTTGCAGCAGCAATACTAGGTCGGATGAAGCAGCCTGCAGAGCATTGGGTTGACTTAATGTACAAAGTGCAAACTTGTCCTTTCCCCCTTGGCTTTCTAATAGCTTGTGGGTGCGGTAGCACactggttagccctgctgcctcacagtaccagggacccggcttcgattcccaccttggcaCAGACGatctgtgcacattctccctttgtgtGTGTGAgcttcctcccacgatccaaagatgtgcaggtcagatgcaCATTCATTCAGATGAATGAATCTTTCATTCAgatgaattgaccaagctaaattgcccacaatgtttgactgcattagtcagaggttgggaatgggtctgggtgcattacacttcggagggtcgctgtgggtttgttgggccgaagggccggtttccgtATTATAAGGAATCTAATCTCCCCCGATAAACAAGAAAAATTTTAAATCTCCTCAACAAAACCATGAAGAATCACATTTTACAGGAATAAGGGACTGAAAATAAAATCACGAAATAGTTATGATTCAGATTTATGGAAAATTATAATCCTGTTCACACAAAAAGTTTCCAGTTGCAAGTTCAAAAAAGATTGGCAGCCCATAGGTAGCTTTGATAGAGATacttgtattgaattcaaaacaCTGTGCATCCAGCAGCTATTCAAGAACAAGTTCTACTCTTTCTTCTCTGCTCAATAGGTCATATATTATCCACATTCCAAATCTAGCAAATTGTTGTGGGATGATATGTTCATAAAGCAAAGAGGATGTTACTCGTGTCTGTGCCGGTTCGATGACAGCTACTGGTTAGGCGTACGGGCCTAGTCGTTCCTCATAGAacggcatttttttttcatttaagtcACTGTTCTCTTTTAATGTTACCATTGAAGTTGGTTTTGGCGCTGTCCTGGGCGAAGCGTTTGAGTTCATAACAATTGATTCGGTCCATAGCATTTCTGTGCTTCAACCACAGGCTCTTTGAGCCATGATTTTTTCAGTCAACTGAACAATTCTCTTGGGAGTGGAAACAATCTAATAAACAATCGTTTAAGAAGTTTCATAATTTCAAACAACGCCAAGAACATTTGCAATGAATTACTCTGCATaaaatccatagaatccctgcagtgcggaAGCAGCCCTtcgacccagcaagtccacaccgacccacagaaCAGCttcccatccagacacattcccctattactctacatgtaCATCTGAATAATGCGtgtaacctacacgtccctgaacactgtagggaatttagcatggccaattcaccttacctgcacacctttagattgtgggaggaagcctcagcaccgggaggaaacctatgcagacacggggagaatgtgcaaacaccacacccgaacccgggtccctggcactgtgaagcagcataAAGTTTCTCTAGCCTTTACTCATGCATGGAAAGAAGTCCAACTTGATAGCATTTGGGTGAATTTAGTTTCCAAGTTTTTCTAAGTGTAACAATCTTcctaaagttgaaaatcacaatactaggttatagtccaacaagtttattttgaagtacaatctttcggagcgctgctccttcatccggtagcggatggagcaggatcataggatacaGAGTTTATAGTAAAAGCTCAAAgtatgcgatgtattgaacaaacctagattactgttaagtcttaATCACTTCGAATGGGTTTggatttattaatatgtaaatcccagaacttctttcaaatcagattctcgagataacttcaagcttttaaaaaaaacagtggcatctcagttcagacaatgcattaaaggtgtgaggttagaatcagaatctgtctgtattccacatacatacacagacatacgcgcacactttctcacagacatatactccctcacactcgcgCACGCACTCTATCAAGCACgcacacatacacgtacacacacactatggggtgaatatgcatttgcagatttatatttgcagatataaTCTATTTTGATCAAAACGCACTcgatctgtaggcagtcagtccatgtgacattttataaattcctactttggaaacagaaccagtctgactcaagattggaatacagaccgAGTCTAACCTCAcgccttcaatgcattgtctaagctgagatgtcactttttgtaTAAAGCCTGAAATTATCTCGGGAATGTATGTAgaagaagttccaggatttatatattaatgaatcgaaacctgcaacccattctaagtgattaagcCTCAACATTCGTTTAGGTTTGGTCAATACAGCACATGCTTTgatgttttgctataaatgctgtgtcctatgatcctgcccgaCTAGttgcctgacgaaggagcagcgctccgaaggattgtacttccaaatagaacatcgaacatagaacataacagtgcgGTTAACATACAGCGGGCCATTGATTGCGAAGTTATTAAGAGTTATTTCTTTCACACAAATGGTGTATGTGCGTGCGTGAGCGCTCGCGTGTGTGGGAAAGAGAAAGCGAGAGCGCGATTTCACTTGCAAGTAGATTCGAATGTCTGAACTTGAACTGTTTAGTCTCTTCACTCTTCTGTGTGAAGCTGCTACTTTAAAACAAAGTAAACTCTATGGTTGAGCAGTTACATTTTTTCCGCAAAAATACCTCAAGCTAGTGTGCATCAAATTCTAGTTCTATAAAAGAACACAGTCAGTTCAACTTTTCCTTCGTGTTGGAAAAAACCCGATAATAAAAACTTCAATGTTCCAGTATCTAATACAAATAAAATGCATGTAATCCCTACTGAATAATCTTGTAGATTAACTTTGCGTTAATCTTTCTTATGGATTATAGTTAAACAATAAAGCAACTGAATACAACTAATTAAACTGTCAGTACTGGTTAGATACAGTCAAACATTGCCAGAACTTAAATATTAACTAAACTAAGGCCGAATAACAGTAAAATATTGTAGCCAAAGTGGACTGAATTTGCCTAGTGTGTGCGAGCTCAAATTAAAGAGATGGTAGGCTGAAGAGCAAATAAACTTTCTAGTCTTTCAAAGGTATAATTTGGCCTTTTtgccactccaccaccatctgtccCAGATTAATCATTTTGTTTGGTTTGAATATTATCTTTCAATGTCAGGTCAAATATTCTACTTAATTTGGGTTGCTACTGATATAGAACTTGATTCATAACTAATAAATATCCCTTAACTTGTTCCTAGGTAAAAGGCGGGAAAGGGAAAGCCCATGTTCAGTCAAACGCCATTTCGAAGCTCACACTTGAGGTGGAATCCCTTCTCCAGTTAAATCTTCTACTGAAGGAATAACGAGACACTTAATTTAGTGCTCGATTTGAACTGAATCACTTTGAATAATTTTAGTCATTATATACACGCGAACATCATTGACTTTACTTCTGTAAACAAGCTGGGAGTTAAAATGCTTGAATAGAATTTGGTGACCGGAGTTGATCACTCTATGACCAAATGACATGGTGGAGGCGAAATAAATTACCGTTTTTTCATTGCTAAGGTGCAGAAGTGTCTTTAGAATTAAAGGAGCACTGTCATAAGCATACATTATATCTGCACAAAGGATGTAATCATAGTCTGAAGAAAACAGCATATGGTCGTATCCCCAGGTGAGAGCACGGACCTTGATACGAGATTGGCAGGAAGAAGGTATATTAACCAAAACGTTCCATTCCATTTGTTTCAGAAGCTCTGGTTTGTCTGTAATAGTGACATCTCCACCTACAAAACatgaaaaacaatatttttcagttACTTTAAGAAGTAAACATGTCATCCTTCCCTACTTAGTCTTCAATTCCACAGTCATGTGAATGACTTCCATCACGTGAATGACTTTCATTTGCTCTATCAGATCAACTCGAAAGCTATTGAGTTATATTGAGCAAAGAACAAAGTgaaatacaacacaggaacaacCTCTTCGGTACTCCAAGTTTGAGCCAATCATCATGTCCTAACTAAAATAAAAAACATACCTTCAAGCCTGGGAAAAAGCCACAGATTGTTCACCATAACAATGTCTCTCACAATTTTGCAGACttctataaggtctcctctcagccttcctcTTTCCATTGAAAACAATCCTGGgctgctcaacctttcctcatagctaatGCCCttcagactaggcaacatcctggtgaaccttctctgcactcccaCCAAAACTTCCATGTTCctcctggtagtgtggtgaccaaaattgcatgcaatattccaaacatggcttAACAAAgatcttatacagctgcaacatggtttgCAAATGCTTGTACTCCATGGCCTGGCCAATGAAGACCAAGCAtgccatttgttttcttaatcaaCTTGCCACATTTAGGGAACTGTAGTTCTGCACATCCAGACCTGTCTGTGTGCTAATGTtcttaagggttctgccatttgcAGTGTAGCTCACACCTaaatttgatcctccaaaatgcatcacctcgcatttgaaTGGACTAAACGTCATCTTCCATTCCTGTGCCCAAGTCACCAATCTATTTCATGTTGTTCCTTTCACACTCGTCAGCAACTCCATCCATtctaatgtcatctacaaacttactaatcagatcacccatgtttcctccagatcatttatatatactgCAAGCAACAGTGTATCTAAGACTGATCACTATAGAACACCGCTATTTAccagtctccattctgaaaaacacctttctaccactaccctctgttttctatgaccaaaccagttttgtatccattggGCCACCttatcctgaatcccatgtgcttttagaTTTTGTACCAATCTGTCACAAGAACTTTATCAAATATCTTACTAAAGTCCAGATATATTGCATCCACAGCCTTACCCTTATCAATAATCCTCATCATCTCTTCAAAGAAATTCATTCTGGTTGgagagacatgaccttccccatacaaaaccatgctgcctgtcactaactgttccattttcttccaaatgtgcatatatctcatccctcagtatcttctccaatatCAAACcactttgaaataaatgctaaaGAACAACAGTGAATTTTGTGACTGTTCCCTCAGGTACACCTTAGCctactcttccttcactcccaacatgcccctccccactccacacaGCTTCATGACaccgtcccctgcaaccgcaggaagtgcaatttctctccatttacatCTTCCCTCCTCAGGATCCATGGGCCCAAACACACCCACCAGGTTGGGGCAGTTCACCTGCACTTCATACAATCTAGTGTGCAACATTCACAGCTCACGAtgtaatctcctctacactggggaaacaaagcatcGATTGTGTGACCAATTCGCAGAACAcctattttaaaaagtgcaaaaaagaccctgagtttcccagttgcctgccactataacatgaccaacatctctgtctcaggtttgagGGATCCTGTATAAAAAAGATTCCATATAGCTTGAGGAAAGCAGGTTCTTGAAGGCCTGAGGTCCTCCAAATCACTTACATGGATTGGAGTGTTTTGTTTTTTGATAATGTTTCCCAAGCTGGCCTGAATATTTATCTGTTTTCCACTCCCCAttccccaccttccccccccaacccaaGATATTATGTTATTTATGTTAGGGTATTGTGATAGTGTGGGACAGGGTGGAAACACTCTCTTGTGAATATCATGCCAGCATTAAGAACACTTAGTTAAGTAGGGCACTATTTGTATGTTGCCATTTATACTTCTTGCGCACATCTCCCACTATATTATCTAAACATTACAAACTCCTCTTGTCTTGTGCAATTATCTTTTGATATTCATGCAATCATTCCTTTCTCCATTTATTTTTGCTTACTTTTGCCTCGCCTCCATGATGTATTACTAACTGCCTTTTTACTGATGCTGAATTTGCTGAAATCATCCAATCCAGTTCTGACAGTTCTTCAGTTTGAAACATTAGTTCTGTTCATCCAAATAATGCACCTGAGCTTCTGACATTTTTCCTTACTTTCCTATTTTATCTGATGCTTCACTGCATATTTATGTGTCGAAAATTCATATTACTCACCCAGAAGAACAGTCACAATGCCCAAAATCCCAGTGCCTGAACCCAGTTCAATCACTTTCTTGTTTGCAAAACTCATCTTTTGTTCGTCAAAGTACTGAAGTAAAACAAGAGCCTATAAAAGCAAAAATGAACAAGTGTGGCTGGTGAGCTATAGATGTTCACCTGACAATTGAATAATAGGCAATAACACCAGGCGACACCACTGAGAACTGATAAAACACAGAACTGATAAACACCTTTCTACAGACAGAAAAGGATTTAAATGCAGGCCAGTTTTCTTGTG
The Hemiscyllium ocellatum isolate sHemOce1 chromosome 13, sHemOce1.pat.X.cur, whole genome shotgun sequence DNA segment above includes these coding regions:
- the LOC132821712 gene encoding EEF1A lysine methyltransferase 3-like; this translates as MVLVLQFSCEYQSSCVRDLLQAAKFYPKSKQFNCMTETKMTTQLKNNRTHVILEDEDFICQHPYNACGFVINIGMFSFNKLGFGSSVWDAALVLLQYFDEQKMSFANKKVIELGSGTGILGIVTVLLGGDVTITDKPELLKQMEWNVLVNIPSSCQSRIKVRALTWGYDHMLFSSDYDYILCADIMYAYDSAPLILKTLLHLSNEKTIVSTPKRIVQLTEKIMAQRACG